A section of the Myxocyprinus asiaticus isolate MX2 ecotype Aquarium Trade chromosome 22, UBuf_Myxa_2, whole genome shotgun sequence genome encodes:
- the LOC127413126 gene encoding sideroflexin-1-like codes for MAAELSSSINIKEPRWDQGTFVGRAKHFFTVTDPRNILLSNEQLEKARQIIQDYKQGVVKPGLSEDELWRAKYVFDSAFHPDTGEKMLLIGRMSAQVPMNMTITGCMMTFYRTTPAVLFWQWINQSFNAIVNYTNRSGDAPITVNQLGTAYVSATTGAVVTALGLNALAKHVSPLIGRFVPFAAVAAANCINIPLMRQRELKHGIPVTDENDNRLGESSKAAQQAITQVVVSRILMASPGMAIPPFLMNSLEKKAFLKRFPWMSAPIQVGLVGFCLVFATPLCCALFPQKSSMAVSRLEPELQEKIRASHPGVETVYFNKGL; via the exons atgGCAGCCGAGCTCTCCTCCTCCATAAACATTAAAGAACCTCGATGGGATCAGGGAACATTTGTGGGTCGAGCAAAGCATTTCTTCACTGTCACAGACCCCAGAAATATCCTCCTGTCAAATGAACAACTAGAAAAAGCACGTCAGATTATTCAGGATTACAA ACAAGGGGTGGTAAAGCCAGGTCTCAGTGAAGATGAGCTTTGGCGGGCAAAGTATGTTTTTGACTCTGCATTCCATCCGGACACGGGTGAGAAAATGCTCCTGATTGGTCGCATGTCTGCTCAGGTCCCCATGAACATGACCATCACTGGATGCATGATGACGTTCTATAG GACGACTCCAGCTGTTCTGTTTTGGCAGTGGATCAATCAGTCTTTCAATGCAATAGTCAACTACACCAACAGAAGTGGAGATGCCCCCATCACTGTAAA CCAACTTGGCACAGCATATGTATCAGCCACCACTGGGGCGGTGGTTACTGCTTTAGGACTAAATGCATTAGCAAAG CATGTGTCTCCACTCATAGGCCGCTTTGTGCCATTCGCTGCTGTAGCTGCTGCAAACTGTATCAATATTCCACTGATGAGACAACG ggaacttaaacaCGGCATTCCAGTAACAGATGAGAATGACAATCGGTTAGGAGAATCTTCAAAGGCAGCTCAACAGGCCATTACACAAGTGGTGGTGTCCAGAATCCTCATGGCCTCTCCAGGAATGG CCATCCCTCCATTTTTAATGAACTCCTTGGAAAAGAAGGCCTTTCTCAAG AGGTTTCCATGGATGAGTGCACCCATTCAAGTTGGCTTGGTTGGATTTTG TCTTGTGTTTGCAACTCCATTGTGCTGTGCATTATTTCCACAAAAGAG TTCTATGGCGGTGAGTCGCTTGGAACCAGAGTTACAGGAAAAAATTCGAGCCAGTCATCCTGGAGTGGAGACGGTCTATTTCAACAAAGGACTGTGA
- the LOC127413123 gene encoding septin-8-B-like isoform X1 — translation MDVNICPSEETRTLSLSGHVGFDSLPDQLVSKSVSQGFIFNILCVGETGIGKSTLMNTLFNTTFENEEASHFQNGVHLRPRTYNLQESNVDLQLTIVDTVGFGDHVNKEESYKPIVDYIDTQFENFLEEELKIIRSLYNYHDSRIHICLYFIAPTGHSLKSLDLVTMKKLDSKVNIIPIIAKADTISKSELQKFKIKIMSELVSNGVQIYQFPTDDEAVAEINSSMNAHLPFAVVGSSEEVMIGNKMVRARQYPWGVVQVENESHCDFVKLREMLIRVNMLDLREQTHARHYELYRRCKLEEMGFKDTDPDNEPFSLQETYVAKRKEFIGELQLKEEQMRQMFVNKVKETEAELKEKEKELHERFEMLKRTHQEEKWNLEEKRRDFEEEMNTFNRRKVAAEMLQSFQSSSAIKKDKEKKT, via the exons ATGGATGTAAACATTTGTCCT AGTGAGGAGACGAggactctctctctcagtggcCATGTTGGTTTTGATAGTCTTCCTGATCAGCTGGTCAGCAAATCAGTGAGCCAAGGATTCATCTTCAACATTCTCTGTGTAG GTGAAACTGGGATCGGCAAATCAACTTTGATGAACACACTTTTTAACACAACTTTTGAGAATGAAGAAGCCAGCCACTTCCAGAATGGGGTGCATTTACGCCCAAGAACTTACAACCTACAGGAAAGCAATGTGGATTTGCAGCTGACCATTGTAGATACTGTGGGATTTGGGGACCATGTTAATAAAGAGGAAAG TTATAAACCTATTGTGGATTACATTGATACCCAATTTGAAAATTTCCTAGAAGAGGAGCTTAAAATAATACGTTCCCTTTACAACTATCATGATTCACGCATCCACATCTGCCTCTACTTTATCGCTCCCACTGGTCACTCGTTGAAATCTCTGGACTTGGTCACCATGAAGAAACTGGATAGCAAG GTCAACATTATTCCCATCATTGCAAAGGCAGATACTATTTCCAAAAGTGAGCTTCAAAAATTTAAGATCAAGATCATGAGTGAACTGGTCAGCAACGGTGTTCAGATATACCAGTTCCCAACAGACGATGAAGCTGTGGCAGAAATAAACTCTTCCATGAAT GCACACCTTCCATTTGCAGTGGTTGGAAGCAGTGAAGAGGTTATGATTGGAAACAAAATGGTGCGAGCCAGACAGTACCCATGGGGAGTGGTACAGG TGGAGAATGAGAGTCACTGTGACTTTGTAAAACTGAGAGAGATGCTAATTCGGGTCAACATGCTGGACCTGAGGGAGCAGACCCATGCCAGACACTATGAGCTGTACCGCCGCTGCAAACTAGAGGAGATGGGCTTCAAAGACACTGACCCTGACAATGAGCCCTTCAG TCTGCAGGAGACATACGTGGCCAAGAGGAAGGAATTCATTGGGGAGCTACAACTCAAGGAGGAACAGATGAGACAGATGTTTGTCAACAAAGTGAAGGAGACAGAGGCAGAGcttaaagagaaagaaaaagag CTGCATGAAAGGTTTGAAATGCTGAAACGGACGCATCAGGAAGAGAAGTGGAACCTGGAGGAGAAGCGTAGAGATTTTGAGGAGGAGATGAACACGTTCAATAGGAGGAAAGTGGCTGCTGAAATGTTACAGTCTTTTCAAAGCTCCTCTGCCATCAAAAAAGACAAAGAGAAGAAAAC ttga
- the LOC127413123 gene encoding septin-8-B-like isoform X2 — MCLRGYHGCKHLSCETGIGKSTLMNTLFNTTFENEEASHFQNGVHLRPRTYNLQESNVDLQLTIVDTVGFGDHVNKEESYKPIVDYIDTQFENFLEEELKIIRSLYNYHDSRIHICLYFIAPTGHSLKSLDLVTMKKLDSKVNIIPIIAKADTISKSELQKFKIKIMSELVSNGVQIYQFPTDDEAVAEINSSMNAHLPFAVVGSSEEVMIGNKMVRARQYPWGVVQVENESHCDFVKLREMLIRVNMLDLREQTHARHYELYRRCKLEEMGFKDTDPDNEPFSLQETYVAKRKEFIGELQLKEEQMRQMFVNKVKETEAELKEKEKELHERFEMLKRTHQEEKWNLEEKRRDFEEEMNTFNRRKVAAEMLQSFQSSSAIKKDKEKKT, encoded by the exons ATGTGTCTGCGTGGCTACCATGGATGTAAACATTTGTCCT GTGAAACTGGGATCGGCAAATCAACTTTGATGAACACACTTTTTAACACAACTTTTGAGAATGAAGAAGCCAGCCACTTCCAGAATGGGGTGCATTTACGCCCAAGAACTTACAACCTACAGGAAAGCAATGTGGATTTGCAGCTGACCATTGTAGATACTGTGGGATTTGGGGACCATGTTAATAAAGAGGAAAG TTATAAACCTATTGTGGATTACATTGATACCCAATTTGAAAATTTCCTAGAAGAGGAGCTTAAAATAATACGTTCCCTTTACAACTATCATGATTCACGCATCCACATCTGCCTCTACTTTATCGCTCCCACTGGTCACTCGTTGAAATCTCTGGACTTGGTCACCATGAAGAAACTGGATAGCAAG GTCAACATTATTCCCATCATTGCAAAGGCAGATACTATTTCCAAAAGTGAGCTTCAAAAATTTAAGATCAAGATCATGAGTGAACTGGTCAGCAACGGTGTTCAGATATACCAGTTCCCAACAGACGATGAAGCTGTGGCAGAAATAAACTCTTCCATGAAT GCACACCTTCCATTTGCAGTGGTTGGAAGCAGTGAAGAGGTTATGATTGGAAACAAAATGGTGCGAGCCAGACAGTACCCATGGGGAGTGGTACAGG TGGAGAATGAGAGTCACTGTGACTTTGTAAAACTGAGAGAGATGCTAATTCGGGTCAACATGCTGGACCTGAGGGAGCAGACCCATGCCAGACACTATGAGCTGTACCGCCGCTGCAAACTAGAGGAGATGGGCTTCAAAGACACTGACCCTGACAATGAGCCCTTCAG TCTGCAGGAGACATACGTGGCCAAGAGGAAGGAATTCATTGGGGAGCTACAACTCAAGGAGGAACAGATGAGACAGATGTTTGTCAACAAAGTGAAGGAGACAGAGGCAGAGcttaaagagaaagaaaaagag CTGCATGAAAGGTTTGAAATGCTGAAACGGACGCATCAGGAAGAGAAGTGGAACCTGGAGGAGAAGCGTAGAGATTTTGAGGAGGAGATGAACACGTTCAATAGGAGGAAAGTGGCTGCTGAAATGTTACAGTCTTTTCAAAGCTCCTCTGCCATCAAAAAAGACAAAGAGAAGAAAAC ttga